TCACAGGATCTTGGTCTTCAAAAGGGTAGCAGAGCATAGTCCATGGTGAAATACGGAAGCCATCTACCAGATCTGGAGAAAGGGTTGATGAGGGAGTCTGTGCTCCTCTACAGAATGCTCTGGTCCTGCAACTGAAATGTGACACTGACACCAGTAATTCTTAACATTCCTAAATCTGATGCCAGGAAATGCTGAGGTCTTGCACAACCTAATCTATTGTCTAGAAAGAGAACACAAGAGAAGGTAAAATTGCTGCTGGCTTACTGAGGATTCGTGTTTGTGCCTACATATGTGTatgatttcttctgcttttgcttttccattgtGGTGATGGTGAAAGTCAAAGACCCTTTTGTCTTAGGCATACTTTCTCGTTCTGCCACCACGGCAAAACCCCTTTAAATCTGCCATCCAAGTGAAAGACCCATTTTCTAAATCATTCATCACTGAGCTCTTGTCTTCCCCTACACCTTTCCCTCCCAACTGAACTTCAAGTATGGAGCAGtaaagctgggagcagcacctaGTGTCTGTGAGCCTCAAGGGGGGATGTCCTGCTTACAACTTCTGCTGTTGCTGAACCTTAGTttcttctcagcagcagctcagagtcTGCTTTCCCTTGATTTCTGCTGGcatgttcttttgctttcttaGTGATGCATGTAATCTTGAAATGTACTCAGCTTTAGTTACTGTCATTACAGACATACTGAATTTGCTCTTACAAATTCTGTGGAGGCTCCTACAAACAGATGGAGTTACCAGGAGTGGAAGTAAGACATTAATGCAGAAATATGGAGttaactttaaaaatgtctCAACCTCTGAGCAAATGTGGCTGTATGGAAGCCTGTTTCTCTTGTTAGATATTTTTCACCTGTCTGCTGATTAGCTTCAttaaacacaaaaggaaaagaaatccatcAAGTTCAGTAGGAGCTTTCATTAACAGATCCACAAATAGTGTGGTTCACTAGAGCAACAGATTATCGGTTCCTGTTAGATTGTCAATGATAAATGCACCTGCAAAATACAAGTGTACAGTGCTATGTACAAGTGTTCCTCGGTATACTCCAATGGAGTCGGAGGCACAGATCTTTCCAAAGAGTCATCCCTGCTCtttgggaggagaggagcaagTCCCTTGACTTGTCTGCAAGGTCGTCATGTTCTCATCCTCTGCCTTGGAGGCTTTCAAAGgataaatttattctttttggGAGAAGCAGAGATGAGACTCTAGTCAAATACTTTGTTACTGCAGTTGTAAATGGGGTGGAGGGGGAGACAACCGCTTTAGGTGTAATTGAGTATTGAGAGTAAAGAGGACAGAGGCAGTGGAGTTTTCATAAGGGTGGAACAGAACTCTTGCACCACTCTCTTTTCCACCTGGATGGGTGCAGTGGCCAGGGTCATCTTGCCCTCCACCTGATAACCTGTCACCCCATCAGTTTACCAGCAGCCCATGTTAATCCCTTCACCACGTATCTCATGGGAAATCTCATGGAAAGTCCTTTATCGTATCTTCCTTGGCTTTAGGCCTCATTTCTGTAACGATATCACAAAAAATAATACAGCTCCAGCAGAGGTCTAATTACAGCCAAGGGTGGAAAGGAGATGCTTTATCACTGTTTGATGAGTGTTCAGGTTATGCTGCTATTCTGAAGCTCTCTTCCAGCAAAGATGCTGTATTGGTTGCTCACAGTCTCCTGTATGGACTTACCAGCTGTCGatgaaaaaatacaggaagGCTGTGGGTCCCCCTGCAAAGCCACGCATGAAGTAACCTGTGCCAATGTCTATGTCCTCTGCCTTAGTTTCCTTCACGGCCTTGAGGCTACCCTTGGCTTCAGAGAGCTCGTGCCCACTGCTGCCATTCCTGCAGACCTTTCCCATACAGCGATGACCTTACACAGTGAGCGCTGGACATGCTGCCATCCTTCCCCCAGGAGTCAGCCCTGGTGGCAGTGGTTTTCCTGGTGACGCCACTGATTTACATCATACATAGGCTTGTCCCTCAGAATCATGCTCTGCATTTGAGTGTGTGGCAATTGTGACCCGAATAGCTGCCTTTCCCATACAGATGGACTGCAGCAGTTTGTGCTTCACTCAGACCTGCTCTGAGAGGTACTAAAACCACAACTCCCTCCCAGATGGGATGGGCCATGGGCCATAAGCAGTGCATTTCACTGTGAAGAAGCATGGCTTCCCTTCCTGCCCATGAGGAAGACCATGTCTCTCCAGCATTCGCAACTGGCCTTGGTCCAAATTAGTTCCCATTGAAAAGCATTAGCGCTTCACCTCTGGAGCTAGCTGAAGCCCTAGTTTGTGTCAAGAATGAATTCACAGACTGGCTGTGCTTTTGTCATTGTTCCTTACTCTATAAGCTTTGTTTTGTAATATAAGGCATAATATTACTGATGTCAGAAAAAGCTAGTGTGACTGGTGTTTTAAATTAGGCCATGGCCAACCCTTCACCTTACTGTACTCCATTCTGGTGAAAGATGAACGGTTTAAGAAAAGATTTTGCACAGTGAGGCATAGGAGAACAATAAATACTTTGAAGACCCAGGAAAGTGGGAAATGGCAAGGTTTggcaaaacagttttgaaacaaGTGGAGAACGTGAACAGAAATCTTGAGTTAGATACTGGACCCTGCATTTGGCAACGTTCCATATGTTTTACTGAAATTAACTAAATCAGACAAAAAAGGATCCTTTAGATGAACTTGGTTCATTATAATGTGAAAACCACATCTCTAAAGCTTAGATTAGCACTTAGGAGGAACTTCAGTGGTAGGCAGAAAACATCAAGAGAAAGACTTCTAAATCATTGTTTATTTCCTCTCAGTAGAAACCTACATCTGGCCTCAGTTCAGcttctgaattaaaataaatccttttatCCAAACAAAGCACTTTGTCCAGACTTCAGTTCACTTACAGATTAGTGTGGCTGTAGCACAACAAAGCTGCAAACAAAAAGCTTCAAGGTCAGAAGTcactttatttatatttttagtaGGGAGAAAGAAGAGGGCTTGTTTTTTTGTTGAAGCTATTATTAAATTAGTATGCTGCTGTTTCCATGCTACTTTTCCCCACATTACATTTGTCATTCCAGTTAACAAACATACATTTCCATTAACATTTGGTGGTCTTTGTGTTGGCGTGAAATCTGAAGACAGATTGAAAGATGCTTTTTTGCAAAATCATTTTGGCCAGTGTTTCCTAAGATGTTCCTTTAACTGTGGGATTGTGGACAGCTGTTGTTTACAACGATGGCATCTGAGGGGAAGTTTGAGAAGTTCAGAGGTATGGTCTTTCACCATCACTTTTCCCTTGCTTCTTACCATCTCTATCACATCtgggaataaaaataagagaCCATAAGTATTAGGACCACACAGTGTCATGAAGCACATGACACTGCAAATCTCTCTGCAGAGTTTCACATGCACAGTGTGTCATTGCTGCCTTCTAATTTAAACCAGCCAAAAAATTTGTTGCCTTTTATTGGGGGTGCTACTCCCCAATAccttaaattaaataaaacctttcacTTACTGCAATAAAATGTATGACTTGCACatttatttggaagaaaagcCCAAAGCCAGAACCTGCAAGCAGGATTATATGTTAcgaaatattttttctaatcaTTACCTTGAGAGTTTAAGAAGTAGTCTGTAGTAAAAGAGTTCcagtgcttttttgttttcagggcTGGAGAATCAAAATCCTGGCTGATTACATGCAAATGtagctgactgaaaaaaaaaaatgtaacgTAGATATGAGAGAAGAAGGTTAATGACCAAAGTTGTTTTGCAGATGTATCAGTTGCAAACATGATTCAGCAGAGTGCCAGCCTTGTGGGTCAGTCCTGACCCTGTGACAGGAGAAACAGTCTGTTCTGTCTCTTGCCAAGCATTTCACTTACAAGCAGTCAGGGTCACTATTCTGCATATTCCATTGGCCCCTCACTACTATATTCCTGCTAGTTTCCAAAAAGGTGGAGACAGGAGTGTTAACAAACCAAAGGTTTATTAAAGGCTTAGTAATTAACCAAAGTTTTAGTATTTGCAGGGTAATTGAATGGGACTTATCAGTATCCAAAAGCTTCATTCAAGAACTGGTGAACAACTGACTGCAGCATCTAAGGCACTTGGACATTCTAAGGTCTGGACTTACACAAGACTCAAATCCTTGCTCAGTATCAGGTAGGACTCGACAGGTCTAGGAGTCAGTCTCTAATCCCACACTGGTGTTCTGGGAGGGGGATGCCCTAAGACTTGGTGTTGGCAGCACTGCCCCTTTTGCTGGGGCTGGACCACAGGCATTCCACAGTCCCAGACACCAGCCTCTGCTAGCGGAGCCCAACAGGCACTTCCCACCAGGCCCATGAAGTCCATTGGGATCTATACAGCAGTGTGGAGCAAAGGCCTCCACACTGACTGAGCTGTCTGTAGTGTTGAGGATTGCCTGTTCTTGAGCAATGCCAAATCCCCTCACAGATTTAGCCCCAAATCTGTGTAACTGGAAAAGCCGCACCTCCACCAGATGACTCCTCTAGATCTTACCTCATACTGGGGATAGCATGGTAGCCCAGTCTGAACTCCAGGCTCTCTCTGGCAGGGCACTGCTCAATCATTTTTTGCCCAACTGCATGCATATGTTCCAGGAGTTCAAGGTGGTCCCTGGTGACTGACTTCAGGCTTGAAATGGGGTCCCATGGTAAGATAAGCCAGTGGAAACGTGCTTTGGGATATTTATCCTTGATGACTACAGTCTTTTCATCTTTGtaaaccttggaaaaaaccaaataactAAGTTACTTTCTGATTGAAAGTTAAACATATTATTCCTATAAGCACTATATTTAGTGGAGAGATGCTATCCAAGGAGAACTTTTGTTGGAACTAAGTTGCTCCAGGATAAGCACCTTCTTCCATAATATATATCAGGTAGCTATGGAGAACTGTTCAAGCATCCTTTTTCATatactttattaaaaaaggaaaaaagctttctaATCTTACTTTGCAGTAAGTTAACCATAGCTATAGGTGGATATGAACTCTTGAAAATCACCTGGACCGAGATACTAGTGAGTCCTAGGGACCTCTACTTCCATCAGGCTACATTCAAACTGCAGTCACGAACAAAAAACACTGTGCTCAATACAGAATGCACTGGGCTGCCACATCTGTCACAGATTTCTGGAGTGAAACACAAATCTCAGACGTGCTACCAGCAGTGTGCTGCAGACCTCTACCAACATtacaaagacaaaaacattCAAGTCTGAGCTATTCAATTCAGCGTGCTGCTTTGTAAGATCACTCACAAGACGGAGAACAGATTCTTGTCTATCATGCCCTTCttcctgttttaattttgtcttgCCTCCTGCAACAATTCAATGcagctgaggaagagaaatggTTGGGAAGTTTGTGGACAACAGTGGAGAGAACCCAGCAATAAAAAGCTGTCAGGTTGTGATGCAAAAACTGTGTATTGTGTCTCTGGTCTCTTAGCAGTGGATCTGCTGATGAGAGATGGATGATGTCTTTGTCACCTTTGCTAATTATTCTCGTATGTTTATATACAGATTGGTCGttacaggaaggaaaattaaaattctatAGGTACACAAATCACAGGACTGATTCTTTCAGTAGCAAGATATTTTATATACACATTAGTGTCTGCTTCTGCAGCCGGCAGGAACAGGATCACTTTCAAgtcttttcagaagaaagaaatactgcCATTTAATAAttgattaaaaagcaaagataGGAGTTCTATTGTTTGTGTATTCAGATTGAAACTACAACTAATAAAGCTGACCTTCAGTCATAAACAGTTATTTGTGTCTAACAttaaaagaacagttttaaaacctGCTTATATTTTGGGTCAAGAAAGCCTTGTTTTAGTAAATACTATATGGAATTCTGCTTCAGGGATGAAAATTAAGCTTCATGTTTCAAAAAGTAAGCAAGAATTTCCATAGTTTTACTATCCCCTATAGACAGACTCATTTGAAAGTACTGGCAATTCTAGGACAATGGGCAGTTACCCTACAAATCTACGCAGTTCAACACttcacacttaaaaaaaatcaatcaagAAATTGGAGCCTTCTGTTCAGTTATCAGCTAAC
This sequence is a window from Corvus moneduloides isolate bCorMon1 chromosome Z, bCorMon1.pri, whole genome shotgun sequence. Protein-coding genes within it:
- the APTX gene encoding aprataxin isoform X2 gives rise to the protein MGVNPTSVDLVNIGKDEVMKMKPGQVLHIVNNLYPYTVQFAEESGKTVPQADKTPREDSCENDDTELVPRKTMKLEVVDTQGSSTNPKLSNTSVSTQEGTSSKQEHLGHWSQGLKSSMQDPKMQVYKDEKTVVIKDKYPKARFHWLILPWDPISSLKSVTRDHLELLEHMHAVGQKMIEQCPARESLEFRLGYHAIPSMSQLHLHVISQDFDSPALKTKKHWNSFTTDYFLNSQDVIEMVRSKGKVMVKDHTSELLKLPLRCHRCKQQLSTIPQLKEHLRKHWPK